One genomic window of Candidatus Eisenbacteria bacterium includes the following:
- a CDS encoding ABC transporter ATP-binding protein, producing the protein MRSVRWLFEVWRTRKRLATFLVVFSILNALLAVAYPLFVRAVIDAIKNKAGVEVISRNVLILLALGIGQFLVYASMQGTRAWTNLVLERDFRQRMFGHLIRLGRSFFQRFRMGDIVTRLTDDLSTEMKLSWFACSGIFRTIEALCMIVFGLAAMIRLNPTLTLFAVGPLPILIIIFMLTSAAVEARYERLQKRISDVNAHMESCFSGIRVVKAYRRERAQEEGFGEVIGRRRRAEIDAVRVGTIVQAMYGHIWQFGVVIVLLVGGKMVMEGKLTIGTLAAFDAYVMLLVFPMYDIGTFFVRGKSAAVSIRRLADMEDVQPEITEIDHPKVLPWAETTHGWQESGGGAHRTQGRAGGGSPRATLPGTLRFDNVSLSFTPGGAKVLDGVSFEVKPGEIVALVGRVASGKSSVVNLIPRLVDPTEGRILLDGVPIRDLGLEDLRGIIGYVPQEPLLFSDTVENNIRFHRDWIGREDVARAAEVSRLVEEVGAFSDGFQTKIGQRGVTISGGQKQRVALARALAGRPKILILDDCTASLDAQTETALWEGLQKVFPQCATIVISHRAATLERADLILVFERGKIVERGAHHELVSKKGVYHTLYELGKLRDEVGTGWEE; encoded by the coding sequence ATGAGAAGTGTGAGATGGCTCTTTGAAGTCTGGCGGACAAGAAAGCGCCTTGCCACGTTTCTCGTGGTGTTTTCGATTCTCAATGCACTTTTGGCTGTGGCCTACCCTCTGTTCGTGCGCGCAGTGATCGACGCGATAAAGAACAAGGCCGGCGTTGAGGTCATCTCCAGAAACGTGCTCATTCTTCTCGCGCTGGGGATTGGGCAATTCCTTGTCTACGCCTCCATGCAGGGCACGCGGGCGTGGACCAACCTTGTGCTTGAAAGAGACTTCAGGCAGAGGATGTTCGGGCATCTCATTCGTCTAGGCCGAAGTTTCTTCCAGAGATTCAGAATGGGTGACATCGTGACGCGCCTCACGGACGACTTGAGCACGGAGATGAAACTGTCCTGGTTCGCCTGCTCAGGCATTTTCAGGACGATCGAGGCGCTCTGTATGATCGTGTTCGGCCTCGCGGCGATGATCCGACTGAACCCGACGCTCACGCTCTTTGCGGTGGGGCCGCTGCCGATACTCATAATCATCTTCATGTTGACTTCTGCCGCGGTCGAGGCTCGGTACGAACGGCTCCAGAAGAGAATCTCGGACGTGAATGCTCACATGGAGTCCTGTTTTTCCGGCATAAGAGTCGTCAAGGCTTACAGGCGCGAGCGGGCCCAGGAAGAGGGGTTCGGCGAAGTGATAGGTCGTCGAAGGCGGGCGGAAATAGACGCCGTCAGGGTGGGTACGATTGTCCAGGCCATGTACGGTCACATCTGGCAGTTTGGAGTGGTCATCGTGTTGCTGGTCGGCGGAAAGATGGTAATGGAAGGCAAGCTCACGATCGGAACGCTCGCGGCTTTCGACGCCTACGTGATGCTCTTGGTGTTCCCGATGTATGACATCGGCACGTTCTTCGTGCGTGGGAAGAGCGCCGCCGTGTCCATCCGCAGGCTCGCAGACATGGAAGACGTACAGCCGGAGATCACGGAGATCGATCATCCGAAGGTGTTGCCGTGGGCCGAGACGACTCACGGTTGGCAGGAGAGTGGGGGCGGCGCGCACAGAACGCAAGGTCGGGCCGGAGGCGGAAGCCCCCGCGCTACTCTGCCGGGCACACTCAGATTCGACAACGTCTCCCTTTCCTTCACGCCGGGAGGAGCGAAGGTCCTCGACGGAGTCAGCTTCGAAGTCAAACCCGGCGAAATTGTTGCTCTTGTCGGGCGAGTTGCCTCCGGGAAGTCGAGCGTGGTGAATCTGATCCCGCGACTTGTTGACCCGACGGAGGGACGGATCCTTCTGGACGGTGTGCCGATAAGAGATCTGGGCCTTGAAGATCTCAGAGGGATAATCGGCTACGTCCCGCAGGAGCCGTTACTGTTCTCGGACACCGTCGAAAACAACATTAGATTTCACAGAGACTGGATTGGTCGGGAAGACGTCGCGCGGGCCGCAGAGGTGTCCAGGCTCGTGGAGGAGGTCGGGGCGTTTTCCGACGGCTTCCAAACAAAGATAGGCCAGCGCGGGGTCACCATCTCCGGCGGGCAAAAACAGAGGGTCGCACTCGCGCGAGCACTCGCGGGAAGACCCAAGATATTGATACTCGACGACTGCACGGCAAGCCTTGACGCCCAGACCGAGACGGCGCTCTGGGAAGGACTTCAGAAGGTGTTCCCGCAGTGCGCCACAATAGTGATCTCACACAGGGCGGCGACGCTGGAGCGAGCCGATCTCATACTGGTCTTTGAGAGAGGTAAGATAGTAGAGAGAGGGGCGCACCACGAGCTCGTGTCGAAAAAGGGCGTCTATCACACGCTCTACGAACTCGGAAAACTTCGGGACGAAGTGGGAACAGGTTGGGAGGAGTGA
- a CDS encoding ubiquinone/menaquinone biosynthesis methyltransferase: MHGNAIQEIFNRLPGVYERINHIISLGLDVLWRRKAASLASAKGGAMWLDVSTGTGEMAAQLRRLAGTGTTVVATDFSLPMLLQARRKKEAASATEAAPKARKNPGILFAAADTGCLPFRPGSFDLVTISFATRNITTSKENLISCLAEFHRVLKPGGWLVNLETSQPDSPIVRRLFHGYVDGFLKPVAAAISGSKSAYSYLSSTIRSFYDADELAEIMRQAGFGTVSVVRLFAGTAAIHKAEKATSSKALRE; encoded by the coding sequence ATGCACGGCAACGCCATTCAGGAAATATTCAACCGGCTTCCCGGAGTCTACGAACGCATCAACCACATCATAAGCCTCGGGCTAGATGTCCTCTGGAGAAGAAAGGCGGCGTCTCTGGCCTCAGCCAAGGGCGGGGCAATGTGGCTCGACGTCTCCACTGGGACCGGAGAGATGGCGGCTCAGTTGAGACGACTCGCAGGAACCGGCACGACCGTCGTGGCCACGGACTTTTCCCTGCCGATGTTGCTACAAGCGCGGCGCAAGAAGGAAGCAGCGTCCGCAACGGAGGCAGCGCCCAAAGCCAGAAAGAACCCGGGCATTCTCTTCGCGGCGGCAGACACGGGGTGCCTTCCATTCAGACCCGGGTCATTTGACCTTGTGACCATTTCCTTCGCTACGCGGAACATAACAACGTCGAAAGAGAATCTCATTTCCTGCCTCGCGGAGTTTCATCGCGTGCTCAAGCCGGGCGGCTGGCTCGTCAACCTCGAGACGAGTCAGCCGGATTCGCCAATCGTGAGGCGCCTTTTCCACGGGTACGTCGATGGTTTCCTGAAACCGGTAGCCGCCGCTATCTCCGGGTCGAAAAGCGCCTACTCCTACCTTTCAAGTACGATACGCAGCTTCTACGACGCAGATGAGCTCGCAGAGATCATGAGGCAGGCGGGATTCGGGACCGTTTCCGTCGTGAGGCTCTTCGCGGGGACGGCAGCGATCCACAAGGCTGAAAAGGCGACGTCGAGCAAGGCGCTTCGCGAGTAA
- a CDS encoding ABC transporter ATP-binding protein, producing MDPVYYEEETTVRTPTRILARRMLGLLKGHGVELAVCLVLLFAASSVSLVGPILVKRAIDVDIAERNFRGLVLTVLLFVAAQLAFLLLSYVQRVRLETVGQAIISSLRERLFARVTGMSLSFFDKNPVGRLISRVESDTEAMRMLFTSAVVTFLGDIIMFLGMLAVMAYVNLKLTLVTSLVLPPILTAAWIFSKKTTPLFLTVRKRMADITAFLTEHLQGSAIVQIFGREKQTTEAMRDANQRKYETALKVELIVVAFFNTLFLTETIGVTLILWQGGKWALSGAVTIGTLMMFMGYVRRFFEPLHRLSEELSTFQRAFSGAQRVFELLDTQPEITDKPVTREWKRFEKGIDFENVWFSYDNHDWVLRDITFSLSKGQRWALVGATGGGKTSIISLLLRFYQPQRGRILVDGIDIKELSQEELRAKIGLVLQDIFLFPGNVLENLRMGEKTLSPDRVMEAARRIRVDDVVNRLPRGLETELAERGDNLSTGERQLLSFLRALLVDPDILVLDEATSSVDPHTERLLRRAMKELMAGRTSLVIAHRLSTVMDSDHILVIHDGEVVERGNHSALMAQKGYYRKLFRLQCLATRERETPAAGGDE from the coding sequence ATGGATCCGGTTTACTACGAAGAAGAAACAACTGTACGCACGCCGACGAGGATTCTCGCACGGCGAATGCTCGGGCTCCTCAAGGGGCACGGGGTCGAGCTCGCAGTGTGCCTCGTTCTTCTTTTCGCGGCGTCGAGCGTCTCGCTTGTCGGGCCGATTCTGGTGAAGCGAGCCATCGACGTTGACATAGCCGAGAGGAACTTCAGGGGACTTGTGCTCACCGTCTTACTCTTTGTTGCCGCGCAGCTTGCGTTTCTCTTGCTGAGCTATGTGCAGCGCGTGAGACTGGAAACGGTCGGGCAGGCCATCATTTCCTCCCTGAGAGAGCGACTCTTTGCGCGCGTCACGGGTATGTCACTGTCGTTCTTCGACAAGAATCCGGTGGGAAGGCTCATTTCGCGGGTCGAGAGCGACACCGAAGCCATGAGAATGCTCTTCACGTCTGCGGTTGTGACATTTCTCGGCGACATAATCATGTTCCTCGGAATGCTTGCGGTCATGGCCTATGTGAATCTCAAGCTCACGCTTGTAACTTCGCTGGTTCTTCCGCCGATACTGACGGCGGCCTGGATTTTCTCGAAGAAGACCACGCCGCTTTTTCTCACCGTAAGAAAGAGAATGGCCGACATTACCGCTTTTCTCACCGAGCATCTTCAGGGTTCGGCGATAGTGCAGATCTTCGGTCGGGAAAAGCAGACGACCGAGGCGATGAGAGACGCGAACCAGCGCAAATACGAGACCGCGCTGAAGGTTGAGCTGATCGTCGTGGCCTTCTTCAACACACTCTTCCTTACCGAGACCATCGGGGTCACGCTCATTCTCTGGCAGGGAGGGAAGTGGGCTCTCAGTGGTGCCGTGACGATCGGTACGCTCATGATGTTCATGGGATACGTGCGAAGATTCTTTGAGCCGCTACACAGGCTTTCCGAAGAGCTCAGCACGTTTCAGCGAGCATTCTCAGGAGCGCAACGCGTGTTCGAGCTTCTCGACACGCAGCCGGAGATCACCGATAAGCCGGTCACTCGGGAATGGAAGCGGTTCGAGAAAGGCATAGATTTCGAGAACGTATGGTTCAGCTACGACAACCACGACTGGGTCTTGCGTGACATTACCTTCAGTCTGTCGAAGGGGCAGAGATGGGCCCTCGTCGGTGCGACGGGCGGCGGGAAAACGTCAATCATAAGCCTGCTACTGAGGTTCTATCAGCCGCAGCGAGGAAGGATCCTCGTTGACGGAATTGATATCAAGGAGCTCTCGCAGGAAGAGCTTCGTGCCAAGATCGGGCTTGTGCTTCAGGACATTTTCCTCTTCCCGGGCAACGTGTTGGAGAATCTCCGAATGGGCGAGAAAACGTTGAGTCCGGACCGGGTCATGGAGGCAGCGAGGCGCATCCGCGTCGATGACGTAGTGAACAGACTCCCGCGGGGACTCGAGACCGAGCTTGCCGAGCGAGGGGACAATCTCTCTACCGGGGAGCGACAGTTGCTTTCTTTCCTGAGAGCGCTTCTCGTGGACCCGGACATTCTCGTGCTCGATGAAGCCACGTCGAGCGTCGATCCCCACACCGAGCGACTGTTGCGGCGCGCGATGAAGGAGTTGATGGCCGGTCGGACGTCTTTAGTAATCGCCCACAGGCTCTCGACGGTGATGGACTCGGACCACATCCTGGTGATCCATGACGGGGAAGTCGTTGAGAGAGGGAATCACAGTGCGTTGATGGCTCAGAAGGGTTACTACAGAAAGCTCTTCAGGCTTCAATGCCTCGCGACGCGGGAGAGGGAAACTCCGGCCGCGGGGGGAGACGAGTAA
- a CDS encoding acetate--CoA ligase family protein → MKELDCIFKPRSVAVIGASTKKGTIGRELLRNMIDYEFNGMIFPVNPKAEFIQGMKAFPSVLAIPDQVDMAVVVVPKEQVPKVVDECGQKGVKGLVVISAGFREVGGEGVEREKKLVDLIQKYHMRLVGPNCMGTLTGIPEVRLNATFAPGQPFSGTTAFMTQSGALGIAIFNLTRQLNIGFSYFASVGNKADVSGNDLLEYWENDAHTQVIALYLESFGAPRVFTHLAKRISKKKALIVVKSGKTEAGSRAASSHTGALAAPDVAIAALLRQTGVIRAATIEEMLDIILAFTKCPVPKGNRVAILTNGGGPAIMATDACVNYGLKVVPLSEVTRKQLASFLPAEASLGNPIDMIASATADTYSKAMTVLLADDDIDMVIVGFTPPVMVKPMDIAYAITEVKRRFTKPVVSFFMAEESFFGEFPQSVPDCPPFYRFPEAAAGVCAQLYRYHLWLERPEGEVRTFEVDKEKVGRIIDARIKQGGGYLDQLDSFEVLRAYGFPVCKLREARKLEDLRDAGQQVGYPVVLKVAGRDLIHKSDIGGVILDIKDEKELVWAFLEMKRNLAKHGLEEKADKFLIQEMSRPGKEIILGMTLDAKFGPLLVAGTGGKYVEILRDVEFGVTPLTDLDAKEMIESIRGYPLLTGVRGEPPVCIDTAIECLQRLAQLVTDFQTIQEIDINPIILVPEKERCRVVDVRIRVEPEPATKSEYASER, encoded by the coding sequence ATGAAAGAACTGGACTGCATTTTCAAACCTCGCTCTGTCGCCGTGATAGGTGCATCGACCAAGAAGGGCACGATCGGCAGAGAGCTCCTCAGGAACATGATTGACTACGAGTTCAACGGGATGATCTTTCCCGTCAATCCGAAGGCGGAGTTCATCCAAGGCATGAAGGCATTTCCTTCGGTGCTGGCCATTCCCGACCAGGTGGACATGGCCGTCGTGGTAGTTCCAAAGGAGCAAGTCCCCAAGGTTGTGGACGAATGCGGCCAGAAGGGCGTGAAGGGGCTTGTTGTCATCAGTGCGGGATTCAGAGAGGTGGGTGGTGAGGGTGTTGAGAGGGAGAAGAAACTCGTGGATCTCATCCAGAAGTACCACATGCGCCTCGTGGGTCCCAACTGCATGGGAACGCTCACGGGCATACCCGAAGTGCGTTTGAACGCCACTTTTGCACCCGGCCAGCCATTTTCTGGAACCACGGCTTTTATGACCCAGAGCGGAGCGCTCGGGATAGCGATCTTCAATCTGACCAGGCAGTTGAACATTGGATTCTCATATTTCGCCAGCGTGGGCAATAAGGCCGACGTTTCCGGAAACGACCTGCTCGAGTACTGGGAAAACGATGCCCACACCCAGGTGATCGCGCTCTATCTTGAATCTTTTGGCGCGCCGCGTGTGTTCACTCATCTTGCAAAGAGGATTTCCAAGAAAAAAGCGTTGATAGTCGTCAAGTCTGGAAAGACCGAGGCGGGATCGAGAGCGGCCTCGTCACACACAGGTGCTCTGGCGGCCCCCGACGTCGCCATCGCGGCGCTGCTGAGACAGACGGGCGTCATCAGGGCGGCCACGATTGAGGAGATGCTGGACATTATCCTGGCCTTCACCAAATGTCCTGTGCCGAAGGGAAATCGCGTGGCGATTCTGACGAACGGGGGCGGGCCTGCGATCATGGCGACGGACGCCTGCGTCAATTACGGGCTCAAGGTGGTGCCGCTTTCCGAAGTGACTCGGAAACAACTCGCCAGTTTCCTACCTGCAGAAGCGTCCCTCGGCAATCCCATAGACATGATCGCAAGCGCGACTGCGGACACATACAGCAAGGCCATGACGGTCTTGCTTGCCGACGACGATATCGACATGGTGATCGTCGGGTTTACTCCTCCGGTAATGGTCAAGCCGATGGACATTGCGTATGCAATCACGGAAGTAAAGCGCCGCTTCACCAAGCCGGTAGTGAGCTTTTTCATGGCCGAAGAGTCGTTCTTTGGCGAATTCCCCCAATCGGTTCCCGACTGTCCTCCTTTCTATCGTTTCCCCGAGGCGGCGGCAGGCGTTTGCGCGCAGCTTTACAGGTATCACCTGTGGCTAGAGAGACCGGAAGGGGAAGTCCGCACGTTTGAAGTCGACAAAGAGAAGGTCGGTCGAATCATAGACGCCCGCATCAAGCAGGGCGGCGGATACCTCGATCAGCTCGACTCGTTCGAGGTGCTGCGAGCCTACGGATTCCCCGTGTGCAAGCTGCGCGAGGCGAGAAAACTGGAAGATCTACGCGATGCGGGCCAGCAGGTCGGGTATCCGGTTGTTCTCAAGGTGGCGGGAAGGGACCTGATTCACAAATCAGATATCGGGGGCGTCATCCTGGACATAAAGGACGAGAAAGAGCTCGTCTGGGCATTCCTCGAGATGAAGAGGAATCTCGCTAAGCACGGCCTGGAAGAGAAGGCCGACAAGTTTCTCATCCAGGAGATGTCGCGTCCGGGAAAAGAAATCATCCTCGGCATGACACTCGATGCAAAGTTCGGCCCTCTCCTGGTCGCAGGAACCGGCGGCAAGTATGTGGAGATTCTCAGGGATGTCGAATTCGGTGTAACGCCCCTCACGGATCTCGACGCGAAAGAGATGATCGAATCAATCAGGGGTTACCCTTTGCTCACGGGAGTCAGGGGGGAGCCGCCCGTCTGTATCGACACGGCAATTGAATGTCTCCAGCGACTGGCTCAGCTCGTTACGGACTTCCAAACAATTCAAGAAATAGACATCAATCCGATTATACTTGTGCCGGAGAAGGAGCGCTGTCGCGTTGTTGACGTAAGAATCAGGGTTGAGCCCGAGCCCGCGACCAAGAGCGAATACGCCAGCGAGAGATAG
- a CDS encoding M6 family metalloprotease domain-containing protein: MLSRLSVGLSCLLILGLAMLCAPLTGFSGDGLSSRGTEVWQAALSDVARAERPQTTQPQLAATEPAQATRASLAAVNIQLVPTLMPLNPEVVQQYKNAGKKVPFSMTEARFTEKPGVRINRISREPLSPTTQTVKAIVILVQFPDTPPGGPATRFRPTVWDSMLFGDAYLRGGTDTTTVRTLKRFYSTVSYGTVDIVTVDLPSTVGWVTAPNNYTYYCAPDGVHDNGFGPYPRNAQRLAMDAVTAADPYVDFSQYAVGGVVRNLFIVHAGSGAEWSGGPTLIWSHAWSLPDTVTMYVDGVQIVDYSMEPEAGGDTVGEAGDPMTPMLPTVGVYAHEFGHILGLPDEYDYGYESRGTGRVSLMAGGSWNRVPNVYPYCAGNSPAHPSAWGTAYLGFVTPTTVTTPTTGITIPPIENTPTGAMYKVVYPGSSGKEYWLFENRQQIGFDQGLIQMASNAHGLCIYHIDENVLDRTFWRPNEAECVSGGVYQGQTNCDCATLPANSNNGEKWYGISLEQADGLYQLELGTSGGGWQDFYSSATGVTTFDGASTPNSSSYYDNYACTGFAAATNISEVGQNITMDLTPGAPQGGVRVPALSPLGIVALLVLVAVVAIALLRRRPTKKS, encoded by the coding sequence ATGTTATCCCGCCTTTCGGTAGGCCTATCTTGTTTACTGATACTAGGCCTTGCGATGTTGTGTGCGCCGCTCACTGGCTTCTCCGGCGACGGGCTATCGTCCCGAGGCACCGAGGTGTGGCAAGCGGCCCTATCAGACGTCGCCCGGGCGGAGCGCCCGCAGACCACGCAGCCCCAACTCGCGGCGACAGAGCCTGCGCAGGCCACGCGCGCCTCTCTCGCAGCTGTAAACATACAGCTCGTTCCTACGCTGATGCCCCTCAACCCAGAGGTGGTTCAGCAGTACAAGAACGCCGGCAAGAAAGTGCCGTTCTCCATGACGGAGGCACGATTCACAGAAAAGCCTGGTGTGAGGATTAACAGGATCTCGCGCGAGCCGCTTTCTCCAACTACCCAGACTGTAAAGGCGATAGTTATCCTGGTCCAATTCCCAGACACCCCTCCAGGCGGACCCGCAACAAGATTCAGGCCGACGGTCTGGGACAGCATGCTCTTCGGCGATGCCTACCTTCGGGGTGGGACCGATACGACCACCGTCCGTACGCTCAAGAGGTTTTACAGCACGGTCTCTTATGGAACCGTTGACATCGTGACAGTCGACTTGCCGAGCACTGTGGGCTGGGTTACGGCTCCGAACAACTACACTTACTACTGCGCGCCTGACGGAGTTCACGACAACGGCTTCGGCCCTTATCCCAGAAACGCCCAGCGCCTTGCCATGGATGCGGTCACGGCCGCCGACCCTTATGTCGATTTCTCCCAGTATGCCGTTGGCGGCGTGGTTCGAAATCTATTCATAGTGCATGCCGGTTCCGGCGCGGAGTGGAGCGGTGGCCCCACGCTGATCTGGTCGCACGCCTGGAGCCTCCCCGATACTGTGACCATGTACGTGGACGGCGTTCAAATCGTGGACTATTCAATGGAACCTGAGGCGGGAGGCGACACGGTCGGAGAAGCCGGGGATCCCATGACTCCTATGCTCCCGACGGTGGGCGTGTACGCACACGAATTTGGACATATTCTTGGTCTTCCCGACGAATACGACTACGGGTACGAGTCCCGGGGAACCGGAAGAGTGAGTCTCATGGCCGGCGGAAGCTGGAATAGGGTGCCCAACGTGTATCCATACTGTGCCGGCAACTCTCCCGCACACCCGAGCGCGTGGGGAACGGCCTACCTGGGCTTTGTGACCCCGACGACCGTGACCACGCCTACGACGGGCATCACCATCCCTCCGATCGAGAACACACCCACTGGAGCCATGTACAAGGTGGTATATCCGGGCTCGAGTGGGAAGGAGTACTGGCTCTTCGAGAACCGCCAGCAGATTGGATTCGATCAAGGGCTCATACAGATGGCGTCCAACGCTCACGGTTTGTGCATCTATCATATTGACGAAAACGTTCTCGACAGAACCTTCTGGCGTCCAAACGAGGCTGAATGCGTGAGTGGAGGCGTCTACCAGGGCCAGACAAACTGCGACTGTGCCACTCTTCCTGCCAACTCCAACAATGGCGAAAAGTGGTACGGCATTTCGTTGGAACAGGCGGACGGTCTTTACCAACTTGAACTCGGTACGAGCGGAGGGGGCTGGCAGGATTTCTACTCGAGTGCAACCGGAGTCACGACTTTCGACGGGGCTTCGACACCCAACTCCAGCTCTTACTACGACAACTACGCATGCACTGGGTTTGCCGCCGCCACGAACATAAGTGAGGTCGGTCAGAACATCACCATGGACCTGACTCCCGGCGCCCCCCAAGGAGGCGTACGCGTGCCGGCGCTTTCGCCATTAGGTATCGTGGCCCTGCTCGTGCTCGTTGCCGTGGTCGCGATTGCGCTGTTGAGAAGACGACCGACAAAGAAAAGCTAA